The following are encoded together in the Acidobacteriota bacterium genome:
- a CDS encoding HEAT repeat domain-containing protein — MGPHTVKKPTFYRRWAFVLLVGGLLAITGCPRDDGIVETVPTTDQVTMADVLAAEDGRVVSPELLAAVTATDPDVREAACRALGRIGSTAQTADLTGRFSRERDPRVKAAILESLGQLDPARSAALIRKSLTDKEPRVRIAAARSVDFTVDRSVREALLKRIDDDDETVAVLSMYAMIRSAKGDAFVPTLLYRLDELSGPRRLAAIYVASRFSAATSRLGFDLRRTAREKMLELTHSDLALERMFAAHGLSRPTNEDEAARVGELTTDPAPSVRIEAVRALSFVGAPVYPFLEKTILDSDERVSMATVRRLGKMKGADVMEILANFVLGSESTAVKVMGLKSLAESDVLTTRAMGNGLSQSDNEHVRHEIARLMPGDMTQEGIVSTMKRLRDDKSAWVREAALPSSANLPGSLAEQMADFIGDRSTSARLGILGAVGYRLDDQDSDRKAEAWPVLRTVWDGAREDGDLTTLAAAVDLLDKRDEKNVESFLREAMELRFRPLQQQAFEALRRLGVEVTLADPTPPMSPATYVEVAEWAERPRAAIIRVGREGFEPARFTVRLDTQNAPLVAWHFAKLAEDGFYDGIAFHDIDPGRSLMTGAPLSNGIGGPNRFARDAVSSHPFGPGTVAMIGDRPDRIGSRWVVSTGLQPELTGKATVIGRVIQNLAGVVGRILPGDQILSIQVYEGDGSEPLR, encoded by the coding sequence ATGGGTCCCCATACCGTCAAGAAACCCACTTTCTACCGGCGTTGGGCGTTTGTGCTCCTCGTCGGCGGTCTTCTGGCGATCACCGGTTGCCCGCGAGATGACGGCATTGTCGAGACCGTCCCCACAACGGATCAGGTCACGATGGCCGACGTCCTCGCCGCAGAGGACGGTCGTGTCGTCAGCCCCGAGTTGCTGGCGGCCGTCACAGCAACGGATCCCGACGTCCGAGAAGCGGCCTGTCGTGCGTTGGGCCGCATCGGCAGCACCGCTCAGACCGCAGACCTGACGGGACGTTTCTCGCGAGAGCGCGACCCACGCGTGAAGGCCGCGATCCTGGAATCGCTTGGCCAACTGGATCCTGCACGATCGGCAGCGCTGATCCGAAAGTCGCTCACCGACAAGGAACCGCGCGTTCGCATCGCCGCCGCCAGGTCGGTTGACTTCACTGTCGACCGCTCGGTCCGGGAGGCCCTGCTCAAACGCATCGACGATGACGACGAGACCGTCGCCGTCCTCTCGATGTACGCGATGATCCGTTCCGCCAAGGGTGACGCCTTCGTACCCACGCTGCTTTACCGGCTGGACGAACTAAGTGGACCCAGGCGTCTAGCGGCGATCTACGTTGCTTCCCGATTCTCGGCGGCGACGTCGCGGCTGGGGTTCGACCTTCGTCGCACCGCCCGGGAGAAGATGCTGGAGCTGACCCACTCGGACCTGGCGCTCGAGCGGATGTTTGCGGCTCATGGGCTATCGAGACCGACCAACGAGGACGAGGCGGCCCGCGTTGGCGAGCTGACAACCGATCCCGCACCCAGCGTTCGCATCGAGGCGGTGCGTGCCCTCTCCTTCGTCGGCGCACCGGTCTATCCATTTCTCGAGAAGACGATCCTGGATAGTGACGAGCGTGTCTCGATGGCGACCGTGCGACGTCTTGGAAAGATGAAGGGTGCCGATGTCATGGAGATCCTGGCGAACTTCGTCCTGGGGAGCGAGTCGACCGCGGTCAAGGTGATGGGACTGAAGTCGCTAGCAGAGTCGGACGTGCTCACAACTCGGGCGATGGGGAATGGCCTGTCCCAATCGGACAATGAACATGTCCGCCATGAGATCGCGCGACTGATGCCCGGCGACATGACCCAGGAGGGCATCGTCTCGACGATGAAGCGATTGCGGGACGACAAGTCTGCCTGGGTTCGAGAGGCCGCGCTCCCCTCGTCCGCAAACCTCCCCGGATCTCTGGCGGAACAGATGGCCGATTTCATCGGCGATCGCTCGACAAGCGCTCGCCTGGGAATCCTTGGTGCCGTCGGCTATCGGCTGGACGACCAGGATTCCGACCGCAAGGCAGAGGCGTGGCCGGTTCTTCGCACCGTGTGGGACGGGGCCCGCGAGGATGGAGATCTCACCACGCTCGCGGCCGCGGTCGATCTGCTCGACAAGCGCGACGAGAAGAACGTCGAGTCATTTCTGCGCGAAGCGATGGAACTCAGATTTCGGCCGCTCCAACAGCAGGCGTTCGAGGCGTTACGACGACTCGGCGTCGAGGTCACCCTGGCGGATCCAACTCCACCGATGTCGCCCGCGACCTATGTGGAGGTTGCCGAATGGGCCGAGAGACCGAGGGCGGCCATCATCCGTGTCGGTCGAGAGGGCTTCGAACCTGCGCGATTCACGGTTCGGCTCGATACCCAGAACGCACCCCTGGTTGCCTGGCACTTCGCCAAACTCGCCGAAGACGGCTTCTACGACGGGATCGCATTTCACGATATCGACCCCGGGCGTTCCCTGATGACCGGGGCTCCACTCTCCAACGGAATCGGTGGCCCGAATCGATTTGCACGAGACGCCGTCAGCTCCCACCCGTTCGGACCGGGAACCGTGGCGATGATCGGAGATCGACCGGATCGCATCGGTAGCCGGTGGGTCGTCAGCACTGGACTGCAACCGGAACTGACGGGGAAGGCAACGGTCATCGGGCGGGTTATCCAGAATCTCGCGGGGGTCGTCGGACGAATCCTCCCGGGAGATCAGATCCTCTCGATTCAGGTCTACGAAGGCGACGGTTCGGAGCCGCTACGCTAG
- a CDS encoding response regulator, producing MSDFLDSETNRLLIVDDELSVREILAEGLASFGYDARPVGNVAEAMESIRNDPPHLVLTDIEMPGESGLDLLRQVKTLHPELDVVMVTGVVDARTAIGAIRDGASDYLTKPFNLDEVQIVVERTLEKRRLVLENRRYQDHLEDLVRARTAELEEKGAELQELYVTTLQALVTALDYRDNETQGHSLRVVEYAVLVAEAMDIREPDLTWIRRGALLHDVGKIGITDSVLRKPGKLDDDEWEEMHKHPEMGFRMLQKIPFLGPELDIVLCHQEKFDGTGYPRGLKGDEIPLGARIFSVVDTFDAMTSDRPYRAALSIEDACEEIAEFAGRQFDPTVAEAFLSISADRWRKIRERVHTEVQELQTR from the coding sequence ATGAGCGATTTTCTTGATAGCGAGACGAACCGACTCTTAATCGTCGACGACGAACTTTCCGTCCGCGAGATCCTGGCCGAAGGTCTCGCGTCGTTCGGCTACGACGCGCGACCGGTCGGGAACGTCGCGGAAGCGATGGAGTCCATCCGCAACGACCCGCCGCATCTGGTATTGACCGATATCGAAATGCCCGGCGAGAGCGGACTTGACCTCCTGCGTCAGGTCAAGACCCTCCATCCTGAACTGGACGTCGTCATGGTGACCGGGGTCGTCGATGCCCGAACCGCCATCGGTGCCATTCGCGACGGCGCCAGCGATTATCTGACGAAGCCTTTCAATCTCGACGAGGTTCAAATCGTCGTCGAGCGAACACTCGAGAAACGACGACTCGTCCTTGAGAACCGTCGCTACCAGGATCATCTCGAGGATCTTGTTCGCGCACGGACCGCGGAACTCGAAGAGAAGGGAGCCGAACTCCAGGAACTGTACGTGACGACGTTGCAGGCGCTCGTGACTGCATTGGACTATCGAGACAACGAGACCCAGGGGCATTCCCTGCGGGTCGTCGAGTACGCGGTTCTTGTCGCCGAAGCGATGGACATTCGCGAACCGGATCTGACGTGGATCCGGCGGGGTGCGCTCCTCCACGATGTCGGCAAGATCGGGATCACCGACAGTGTTCTTCGAAAGCCGGGAAAACTCGATGACGACGAGTGGGAGGAGATGCACAAGCATCCGGAAATGGGTTTCCGAATGCTACAGAAAATCCCGTTCCTCGGTCCGGAACTGGACATCGTGCTCTGTCATCAGGAGAAGTTCGACGGGACGGGTTATCCCCGCGGGCTGAAGGGCGACGAGATCCCTCTCGGTGCGCGGATCTTCTCCGTCGTGGACACCTTCGACGCCATGACCTCGGATCGGCCCTATCGCGCCGCACTCTCGATCGAGGATGCGTGCGAAGAGATCGCCGAGTTTGCCGGTCGTCAGTTCGATCCCACGGTCGCCGAGGCGTTTCTCTCCATCTCTGCCGACCGCTGGCGCAAGATCCGCGAGCGTGTTCACACCGAGGTGCAGGAACTCCAGACCCGCTAG